In Gammaproteobacteria bacterium, the DNA window GAACGAATAACCGGCCAAATCGGTCACGGTCTGGCCCAAGCCGGCCAAATAGTCCGCCGCCGCCCGCAGATCAGCACGCTCACCACGCCCCGCGTCATCCGTCTCGCCACGCGCGCCCACACTCCGGAAGTTAAAGCGCAGGGTGGTATAGCCGTGTTGCTGATAGAGTCCTGTCAACAGCGCAACCACCGGGTGATCCGAATCACCGCCGTACAAAGGATGTGGATGGGTGATCACCACGGCGTTCGCGCCGGTGGCCCGACGCAAGCGCCCGTCCAACCGGACGGTATCGCCCGATGTGAACGTGATGGCTTGCTCCTCAGTCGGGAAGAAAGACACGGTCGGTCTTCCTTTATTGGAGAGCCGTATAGCGGCGAATGTCCGGCGCCACGGCCAGCAACGCCGGCGCTTGCGCCAAGACCGCTTGCAGGTGCGGCGTCGCTGAATGCGCGTCCAGCGCAGCGGTGTCGGCCCATTCCTCCACAAACGTGAAATCGGTCGGATCGGCGGCGTTCTGCAACAATTCATAGCGCAGACAACCCACTTCCTGACGGGTCGGTTCAATCATGCTCAGCAGCAAGGTTTGCAATTCCGCCCCGGTTTCCGGACGGGCGGTCAG includes these proteins:
- a CDS encoding antibiotic biosynthesis monooxygenase; translation: MTVHVVARLTARPETGAELQTLLLSMIEPTRQEVGCLRYELLQNAADPTDFTFVEEWADTAALDAHSATPHLQAVLAQAPALLAVAPDIRRYTALQ
- a CDS encoding alpha/beta hydrolase, which translates into the protein MSFFPTEEQAITFTSGDTVRLDGRLRRATGANAVVITHPHPLYGGDSDHPVVALLTGLYQQHGYTTLRFNFRSVGARGETDDAGRGERADLRAAADYLAGLGQTVTDLAGYSFGAWINLSLDPPLATVRRQVLVSPPVAFIPFGVIPPVAAELLIVTGDRDAFAPPADVQEQAQRWHPQARLQVLQGVDHFYGNALGSLAAMVNAWLVERL